In the Setaria italica strain Yugu1 chromosome VI, Setaria_italica_v2.0, whole genome shotgun sequence genome, one interval contains:
- the LOC101759653 gene encoding uncharacterized protein LOC101759653 isoform X2, producing MPPPPELMEELIEEILLRFPPSDPASLVRAALVSTSWCRIVSGAAFRRRFRAFHRTAPLLGFLCDSRVKMDGFRWDGVLVPTSSAFRPREPFAWWQPLDARHGRVLFHDCSSSSYRPHVWNPITDACITLPEMPNDDRDDISLRWTSRWTSAVLCAAAATGECDHLDCHDGPFTVVIVGSDED from the coding sequence atgccgccgccgccggagctgatGGAGGAGCTCATCGAGGAGATCCTCCTCCGCTTCCCACCGTCCGATCCCGCGAGCCTCGTCCGCGCCGCGCTCGTCAGCACGTCGTGGTGCCGCATCGTCTCCGGCGCCGCCTTCCGCCGCCGATTCCGCGCGTTCCACCGCACGGCGCCGCTGCTAGGCTTCCTCTGTGACTCCAGGGTGAAGATGGACGGTTTCCGCTGGGACGGCGTCCTCgtccccacctcctccgccttccGCCCGCGCGAGCCTTTCGCCTGGTGGCAGCCGTTGgacgcccgccacggccgcgtcctcTTCCACGACTGCTCCTCGTCGTCCTACCGCCCCCACGTCTGGAACCCCATCACCGACGCCTGTATCACGCTGCCCGAGATGCCGAATGATGATCGGGACGACATCTCACTCCGCTGGACATCACGCTGGACATCCGCGGTGCTAtgcgctgctgccgccaccggAGAGTGCGACCACCTCGACTGCCACGACGGGCCCTTCACCGTGGTCATCGTGGGTTCCGACGAGGATTAG
- the LOC101759653 gene encoding uncharacterized protein LOC101759653 isoform X1 codes for MFSYVYSSESGRWSEPTYADCRNYSISWDHSVLMGNALYFKFDTNNCGILRYDLGTREMTMMDLHLPRYEDYDASSVPSIQLMTTEGGRRLGFIRLEDTRLCLWSRDDEADVGWAPNRVIELEKLLPFDVSLAYDTFLLGFAEGVGVIFMRVGDGVFTVDLKSSKVMKVYEGSINSVVPYMSFRTPALRSASTDARP; via the coding sequence ATGTTCTCCTACGTCTACTCATCGGAGTCTGGCCGGTGGAGCGAGCCCACCTACGCCGATTGCCGTAATTATTCTATCAGTTGGGACCACAGTGTGCTAATGGGGAATGCGCTCTATTTCAAGTTTGACACAAACAACTGCGGGATCCTCAGGTATGATTTGGGAACACGGGAAATGACTATGATGGATCTGCATCTGCCTCGTTACGAGGACTATGATGCATCCTCAGTACCTAGTATTCAGCTCATGACAACGGAGGGTGGTCGACGGCTGGGATTCATAAGATTGGAGGACACACGGCTTTGCCTATGGTCAAGGGATGATGAAGCTGATGTGGGATGGGCACCGAACAGAGTCATTGAGCTCGAGAAGCTTCTCCCCTTTGATGTTTCGTTGGCCTACGATACTTTTTTGCTTGGCTTTGCAGAAGGGGTTGGTGTCATTTTCATGCGCGTTGGGGATGGGGTCTTCACTGTTGATCTAAAAAGTAGCAAGGTGATGAAGGTATACGAGGGCTCCATCAACTCCGTTGTTCCGTACATGAGCTTCCGTACTCCAG